A single region of the Candidatus Ancaeobacter aquaticus genome encodes:
- a CDS encoding NAD-dependent epimerase/dehydratase family protein: MKVFITGGAGFVGSHVVDRLIGENEIVVYDNLSSGERSFIQKHEGSKNFTFIEGDLIDRPLLEKSIKGSDAVYHFAANPDIRYGIEYTDTDLTQGTIATYNVLEAMRLADVKKIIFSSSSVVYGEPHQFPTSEDYGPMLPISLYGASKLACEGLITSFSHTFGITSWIFRFANIIGKRQTHGLLVDLIAKLDKNKTVLPVLGDGLQEKSYLYIDDCIDGILYAVGHANESMNVYNLSAGDQISVSEIVSIFAKKYTEMTHSQFEISYENKSRGWQGDVVKVKLDAAKINSLGWSARYSSKRAIEKTVEDLLGGA; this comes from the coding sequence ATGAAAGTATTTATTACCGGCGGAGCTGGGTTTGTGGGAAGTCATGTAGTCGATAGACTTATTGGCGAAAACGAGATAGTCGTTTATGACAATCTCTCTTCAGGGGAAAGATCTTTTATCCAAAAACATGAGGGTTCTAAAAATTTCACCTTTATTGAAGGTGATTTAATAGACAGACCTCTTCTTGAAAAATCAATAAAAGGATCCGATGCTGTCTATCATTTTGCCGCAAATCCTGATATACGCTATGGCATAGAGTATACTGACACTGATTTAACACAAGGGACAATAGCTACATATAATGTACTAGAGGCAATGCGGCTTGCAGATGTGAAGAAAATTATTTTTTCTTCAAGTTCAGTGGTGTATGGAGAACCACATCAGTTTCCTACTTCTGAAGACTATGGTCCTATGTTGCCTATATCGCTTTATGGGGCAAGTAAACTTGCTTGCGAAGGTCTTATTACGTCCTTTAGCCATACATTTGGTATTACATCATGGATTTTTCGTTTTGCAAATATAATTGGAAAGAGGCAAACGCACGGTCTTCTCGTTGATTTAATTGCAAAACTGGATAAAAATAAAACCGTGTTACCAGTGCTTGGTGACGGTTTGCAGGAAAAATCATATTTGTATATCGATGATTGCATTGATGGAATTTTGTATGCTGTTGGACATGCAAATGAATCTATGAATGTTTATAATTTAAGCGCAGGCGACCAAATATCCGTTAGTGAGATTGTTTCAATATTTGCCAAAAAGTACACTGAAATGACTCATAGTCAATTTGAGATATCATATGAGAATAAATCCCGTGGGTGGCAAGGTGATGTTGTTAAGGTAAAACTTGATGCTGCGAAAATTAATTCACTAGGGTGGAGCGCTCGATACTCATCTAAAAGAGCTATAGAGAAAACGGTTGAGGATCTTTTGGGAGGAGCATAG
- a CDS encoding radical SAM protein, with amino-acid sequence MILINSSPKNALKIFQPFLPIYIPIGIGCLATHAKKNGVRTLVVDEQVEDDAFALIQTNIKNFKKPYIFGFSVLTAGLKSALALAAKLKRNYPDSINIFGGIHPTAMPDEIMQFNCVDYVVRGEGEINIVNLYNAIKNGDDISSIPSLSFRKDGKIVHNPISCVHDNEYINYPFPYHLFAKNKHKYDFGFVISSRGCPYECIFCSNRVTTGKRYYFKSPEVIIDELNTLYHKYNQRHIQFLDDNFLVNKERVYVLLEYIRKSSLDKKMVFNFQSRGDNTDYKLMEELYRTGFKNVFFGLETASEEIMKTIKKGETVAQCIDAVNMAKKIGFHVSATFIYGLPGDTHKDRMDCVRLCKDLKLDLVRFNNATPYPGTELYDIAKNTKRLYVQGMYENFNSVSTFIENPFKKIPFSYVPENNTEEEIRGDILYSYFKYYMDINKIRAIFEKPEQNEGWFNAGEKVTEVVAKIPSLCVLGFMMFIKYIQLFYFRYMKKTIGSFVERLR; translated from the coding sequence ATGATTCTCATTAATTCTTCACCTAAAAATGCATTAAAAATATTTCAGCCATTTTTGCCTATATACATTCCCATTGGAATAGGTTGTTTAGCAACACATGCTAAAAAAAATGGAGTGCGAACTCTTGTAGTTGACGAGCAGGTTGAAGATGATGCATTTGCTTTGATTCAAACAAACATTAAGAATTTTAAAAAGCCCTATATATTCGGTTTTAGTGTTTTAACGGCAGGATTAAAAAGTGCATTAGCTTTAGCTGCTAAATTAAAAAGAAACTATCCTGATTCAATAAATATATTTGGAGGGATACATCCGACTGCAATGCCTGACGAGATTATGCAATTTAATTGTGTTGATTATGTAGTTCGGGGAGAGGGTGAAATAAATATAGTTAATTTATACAATGCAATTAAGAATGGAGACGATATATCATCTATTCCTAGTTTATCTTTTAGGAAAGACGGAAAGATTGTTCACAACCCTATCAGTTGTGTTCATGATAATGAATATATTAATTATCCTTTTCCGTATCATTTGTTCGCTAAAAACAAGCATAAGTATGATTTCGGTTTTGTTATTAGTTCAAGGGGCTGTCCCTATGAATGTATTTTCTGTAGTAATAGAGTTACCACTGGGAAAAGATATTACTTTAAAAGCCCGGAAGTTATAATCGATGAGCTTAATACACTTTACCATAAGTATAATCAAAGACACATACAGTTTCTTGATGATAATTTTCTAGTAAATAAGGAGAGGGTGTATGTACTCTTGGAATATATAAGAAAGAGCAGCCTTGATAAGAAAATGGTATTTAATTTTCAGTCGCGTGGGGACAACACAGACTACAAACTTATGGAAGAATTATATAGAACTGGATTTAAAAATGTATTTTTTGGCCTCGAAACAGCTTCCGAAGAAATAATGAAGACCATTAAAAAAGGCGAAACAGTTGCCCAATGCATAGATGCCGTTAATATGGCTAAAAAAATAGGTTTTCATGTGAGTGCGACGTTTATTTATGGTCTCCCCGGTGATACTCATAAGGACAGAATGGATTGTGTGAGGCTTTGCAAAGACCTGAAGTTGGATTTGGTTCGTTTTAACAATGCAACGCCATATCCAGGGACTGAATTATACGATATAGCGAAGAACACCAAAAGGTTATATGTACAGGGGATGTATGAGAATTTTAATTCAGTGTCGACCTTTATAGAGAATCCATTTAAAAAGATTCCTTTTTCCTACGTTCCTGAAAATAACACTGAAGAGGAAATAAGAGGCGATATTCTCTATAGTTATTTCAAATATTATATGGATATAAATAAAATCAGAGCGATTTTTGAGAAGCCCGAACAAAATGAAGGGTGGTTTAACGCAGGGGAAAAGGTTACGGAGGTCGTTGCTAAGATTCCATCGTTATGTGTGCTTGGATTCATGATGTTTATAAAATATATCCAGTTATTTTATTTTCGCTACATGAAAAAGACTATAGGGTCGTTTGTTGAAAGATTGCGGTAG
- a CDS encoding glycosyltransferase family 4 protein: MNKKSILMICPFASPNIGGVEAHLDKLINKLLKLDFKVNLVAYQPLTTKAKGPAIEKKGNLEIYRVQWFGYNLFHKLEPYFFATFFYLFPGLFLKSLFIYLKKHNDIDVIHAHGLTGALIAKILKKIHKKRTVVSTHAVYNFEKRNLLSVLVKFILKDFDKVLAVGETSKEELKYIGIPEEKLEIHPNWIDLNRFVPLDKIKCREHLGFDKNAFIVFYLGRLIDLKGVNVLLDVAKEVIPDINFVFAGDGPLSEAIKDVEKKCDNIFFRGKVDAVDIVMYYNLADIFVLPSQYNEGFATVILESIACGVPVLVTNKGCVPWYVDSSVGDVIDPTKENIKGKILYYCNNPDKLKDKASLCREYAKNKFSEKNFEVILKSYDE, translated from the coding sequence ATGAATAAAAAGTCTATTTTGATGATATGCCCTTTTGCGAGTCCTAATATTGGGGGGGTGGAAGCTCATCTTGATAAGCTTATAAATAAACTACTTAAGTTAGATTTTAAAGTGAATCTAGTTGCTTACCAACCTTTAACAACAAAGGCAAAAGGTCCTGCTATTGAAAAAAAAGGAAATCTCGAAATATATCGTGTTCAATGGTTTGGTTATAATCTTTTTCATAAATTAGAGCCTTACTTTTTTGCAACATTCTTTTATCTTTTCCCGGGATTGTTCCTGAAAAGTTTATTTATTTATTTAAAAAAACATAATGATATTGATGTGATTCATGCTCATGGTCTTACGGGTGCTCTTATAGCAAAAATATTAAAGAAGATTCATAAAAAAAGAACGGTTGTAAGTACTCATGCAGTATATAATTTTGAGAAAAGAAACTTATTGTCTGTTCTAGTTAAGTTTATCTTGAAGGATTTTGATAAGGTACTAGCTGTTGGAGAGACGTCTAAAGAAGAACTCAAATATATTGGTATTCCTGAGGAAAAACTTGAGATTCATCCCAATTGGATTGATCTAAATAGATTTGTTCCTCTTGATAAAATAAAATGCAGAGAGCATCTTGGATTTGATAAAAATGCTTTTATTGTCTTTTATCTTGGTAGATTAATAGACTTGAAGGGAGTCAATGTTTTATTGGATGTTGCAAAAGAAGTAATTCCTGATATTAATTTTGTTTTTGCTGGTGATGGCCCTTTATCTGAAGCTATCAAGGATGTTGAAAAAAAATGTGATAATATATTCTTTAGAGGAAAAGTAGATGCTGTTGATATTGTTATGTATTATAATTTAGCGGATATTTTTGTTCTTCCATCTCAATATAATGAAGGTTTTGCAACTGTGATACTAGAATCGATTGCTTGTGGTGTTCCGGTATTAGTAACTAATAAGGGATGTGTTCCATGGTATGTTGATTCAAGTGTTGGCGATGTAATAGATCCTACAAAAGAGAATATAAAAGGGAAAATATTATATTATTGTAATAATCCGGATAAATTAAAAGATAAAGCTTCTTTATGTCGTGAATATGCTAAAAATAAATTCAGTGAAAAGAATTTTGAAGTTATATTGAAAAGCTATGATGAATAA
- a CDS encoding SIS domain-containing protein has protein sequence MWKNKNNIGLFAKEYFNELVEAFNLIPENGFDEIVNMLQSVYKSGKHVFLIGNGGSAATASHFANDLSKGTMCDGKKRFKAFSLTDNIPLVTAWANDANFEKIFVEQLYNLFQKGDIVIAITGSGNSPNILKAVEFANSKGGTTFGFIGFEGGKLKDIVQKSIIVESNKQEIIEDIHLILEHIICKYLKFRLEESS, from the coding sequence ATGTGGAAGAATAAAAATAATATCGGTTTATTTGCAAAAGAGTATTTCAATGAACTAGTTGAAGCATTTAATTTAATCCCTGAAAATGGTTTTGATGAGATTGTGAATATGCTTCAGTCTGTATATAAAAGTGGCAAGCACGTATTTCTTATCGGAAATGGTGGAAGTGCGGCTACTGCATCACATTTTGCCAATGATTTATCGAAAGGGACTATGTGTGACGGTAAAAAACGATTCAAGGCATTTTCTTTAACAGATAATATTCCACTGGTTACTGCATGGGCAAATGATGCTAATTTTGAAAAGATATTTGTTGAGCAACTTTATAATCTTTTTCAAAAAGGTGATATCGTTATTGCTATAACAGGATCCGGGAACTCGCCAAATATATTAAAGGCTGTTGAATTTGCGAATTCTAAAGGTGGGACAACTTTTGGTTTTATTGGTTTTGAAGGGGGTAAGCTAAAGGATATTGTTCAGAAGAGTATAATAGTAGAATCTAATAAGCAGGAAATAATAGAAGACATTCATTTAATATTAGAGCATATCATATGTAAATACCTTAAATTTAGATTGGAAGAAAGTTCATGA
- a CDS encoding glycosyltransferase family 4 protein — translation MKIAILIDQLIPGGVQKIAVKEVQYLRLMGVDATLLVIMRVKDQEKYISMLEGVPCEYISDRYPKYLRRTIKLPVFHFLSTLHLLSPYLAPRYINKNEYDCIMSHNTTTCLTAQMLWRKKKIPYIAFVWDPMNYILTKVYSRTLLRGLFPFLSPFVRKIEYSFLRDATLVLTGSNVHSEFLHKKHDIDSEILYPGCVFSKKIPEKRGDHMLALTRWDNDKKPHMLLDLIRNLPDAKLMMVGTWTKKDDYKEFLLNIQKYNLQDRVKIIDSFGDNTLSDFGREARFFIHPNFEAFGMGALELAAHGCPMIIPKGSGVGEIFQNDVHGLFPEKENYDQFEIAVTKLLNDERCAYEMGRSAWKRAKEYSWENHARCLLNYIKKAVV, via the coding sequence ATGAAAATTGCAATTCTAATAGATCAACTTATACCTGGTGGGGTGCAAAAGATTGCTGTCAAGGAAGTGCAATATTTAAGACTAATGGGTGTTGATGCAACCCTTCTCGTTATTATGAGAGTGAAGGATCAGGAAAAATATATTTCAATGCTTGAAGGTGTCCCCTGTGAGTATATTTCAGATCGTTATCCGAAATATTTACGACGTACAATAAAACTTCCAGTGTTTCATTTCTTATCAACTTTGCATTTGCTCAGTCCTTATTTAGCTCCACGATATATTAATAAAAATGAATATGACTGCATAATGAGTCATAATACCACAACCTGTCTTACTGCTCAGATGTTGTGGCGAAAAAAGAAAATACCATATATTGCCTTTGTGTGGGATCCTATGAACTATATTTTAACGAAAGTGTATTCACGCACACTTTTGCGCGGTTTGTTTCCATTTCTCTCTCCATTTGTCAGGAAAATTGAATATTCTTTCTTGCGCGATGCAACACTTGTATTAACTGGATCTAATGTGCATTCTGAGTTTTTACATAAAAAACACGATATAGATTCCGAAATACTATACCCTGGGTGTGTTTTTTCCAAAAAGATACCAGAAAAGAGAGGCGATCATATGCTTGCGCTTACCAGGTGGGATAATGATAAGAAACCACATATGCTACTTGATTTGATTAGAAATCTTCCGGACGCGAAATTGATGATGGTAGGAACATGGACAAAAAAAGATGATTATAAGGAGTTCTTACTGAATATTCAGAAATACAATCTACAGGATAGAGTGAAAATTATCGATAGTTTCGGAGATAATACACTTTCTGATTTTGGACGCGAAGCAAGGTTTTTTATACATCCCAATTTTGAAGCTTTTGGCATGGGTGCGTTAGAACTTGCTGCACATGGTTGTCCAATGATAATCCCAAAGGGCTCCGGTGTTGGTGAAATATTTCAAAACGATGTACATGGGTTATTTCCCGAAAAAGAAAATTATGATCAATTTGAAATTGCAGTTACAAAACTGTTGAATGATGAAAGGTGCGCATACGAAATGGGGCGTTCTGCTTGGAAAAGGGCCAAAGAATATTCATGGGAAAATCATGCACGATGTTTACTTAACTATATAAAGAAGGCTGTTGTATGA
- a CDS encoding sugar phosphate nucleotidyltransferase, which yields MQVIILAGGVGTRLRPLTHTIPKSMVPIHGKPFLAHSIEMVQKQGFTDIVLSVGYLGGQIEDYFGDGKSYGVNIRYSREKTPLGTGGALLRAGQYLEKESFVLNGDTYLDVDYKNIIEFYRKHGEKAVMVVYNNALKLADNNVLMREGDMVQSYDVTTESDFIDAGVYIFNKDDLPEDKTEEAISLKKAVIDPLITNKCLLGYKTDKRYYDIGTKERIEVFENEVLQ from the coding sequence GTGCAGGTAATTATTCTCGCGGGTGGGGTAGGAACAAGACTTAGACCACTGACACATACGATTCCAAAATCAATGGTGCCAATACATGGTAAGCCTTTTCTTGCACATAGTATTGAAATGGTACAAAAACAGGGTTTTACTGATATTGTCCTCAGTGTAGGGTATTTAGGAGGACAGATAGAAGACTATTTTGGTGACGGGAAGTCATATGGAGTTAATATACGTTATTCGCGTGAGAAAACACCGCTCGGTACGGGTGGAGCGCTTTTACGTGCAGGGCAATACCTGGAAAAAGAATCTTTTGTATTAAATGGCGATACATATCTCGATGTTGACTATAAAAATATTATAGAATTTTATAGAAAACATGGTGAAAAAGCGGTGATGGTTGTGTATAATAATGCACTTAAATTAGCTGACAACAATGTGTTAATGCGCGAAGGGGATATGGTCCAGTCTTATGATGTGACTACTGAGAGTGACTTTATAGATGCAGGCGTATATATTTTTAACAAGGATGACTTGCCTGAGGACAAAACTGAGGAAGCCATATCTCTCAAGAAAGCAGTTATTGATCCACTCATTACAAATAAATGTCTCCTAGGGTACAAGACAGATAAGCGATATTATGATATTGGGACGAAAGAACGAATAGAAGTTTTTGAAAATGAGGTACTTCAATGA